The following nucleotide sequence is from Macrobrachium nipponense isolate FS-2020 chromosome 21, ASM1510439v2, whole genome shotgun sequence.
TTGAGAAAACTTGCGCTTTCTCTGACCGATTCGTTTGGCTTTCAGTAATTTTTtctgagaagctggtgacctcaGTAGAAGTATAATTTCACTAGATTTAATTAAAGGTTTTGAAAAATACGTAGGACCTTTTGTTGCGTTGAAATACTGTTTTGTATTTTGTACTTAACTTTCTTTAACCTAAATGTTAGCATCGTTtccatttgtatatgtatataatatatacccataatatatttatatatatatatatatatagatatatatattatatatatatatatatatatatatatatatatatagagagagagagagagagagagagagatagagagagagagagagcgagagagagagagagagagaggaagcaggaAATAACAAATTTCAAAACGAAGCCCTGCGATGCGACGAAATTGAACCCTTCATCAAATGCGATTTGTTTATGCGTGATTGTTTAGCGTGGCCGAGCAGTTAGTGGTTGGTTTCATTTTGGTTAATGTGGTTAATGTGGTTGCTGTAGTTTGTGTATGCggacaatcatatatatatatatatatatatatatatatatatatatatatatatatacgtatatattaatttttataacatcaccgtgattcacatacatcgAGGTACAAGTGacctttaatagctaattcgctctacctcggaattaatgtattttcatatgtgttaaccgaaggggaatttttagttgataataatttctaataatttcgtcctctcgtgggttcgaagtGAGGCCAAGTTGATAATGTCAcaggagtcctgatttctcttcagcccactgggcgctggttcgtccacgtgaggacgaaattattatcaactaaaaaattccccttcggttttaaaGGTGTAGGCAAGCCATAGAGAATACTGAAAGAGAAGCcggtaactactatgagattcagggcctctgtaacacggttttttggactttgctccttgtcaaagcatcggatgtagctgaaagttgacatatgtatattttacaaccgcacacaaattttgtcagcattatcaataacctaaaccctatagttttaatttttatagagtaaaaatgatctagccgacgccatggccaatgattacgagacaagagtcgaaaaacattcattacgtaagcaaggtaaacaaacaccttttgactaaatgttgccccgcccatccaccagacagaaattccatcggctctgaaacccaaagactttatgaatggcggaacgatacatagatgtaggtggggtatcagtgctagcgtagaaatactactgtagcagtagtgccgcaacagtatagcagtaatatacaagaattaaacgtttaggccaactgctgggatccttgaggatcatttagcacttcttacaactactcgagaaattagtttttatagccagaagttaaattttctaatccaacaatgcccatggtagccttcagtgttatcctgaattataacgaggcgaaagtgggaggagcctcatgaagtcaccattctgacgataattattggtgaaggtttaaagccaatatacggtaccggctattttttttttagtaaataggtagatagccaataaataaaaattgcttgacattggatatagcagttatcaaatcaagcttgtctactatgtttttggtaattaccaactattccctacatcttgtcaatctgattgtgacctataaagtagactgtaatttctttggaaacttattttgggagttagactaataatcgaagtgtttttgtatttatcaacatattttgttggtttgttcattatgacaattatcagtggagaggttccagagttcataaaggtgtactgctttgcttgtatttaaatttgtatgtcattgttgccagaggttttgccttcgttacgtacagccaatcatccatcgagaaagagggaagaaatgatgtcataagttacgtaacgagtgcgttcgaaaccttttctctgagtaagttggcccgtcttcaaaaaaggtcacttttacattataagtaccaaatttattcaacctacgtagtgcagaatacactcaaaatttatgtgttgatataatatgtatgctgaataagcgttatatttatgaaatgcatagataaaaagttattgcgaaaaaaccgtgttacagaggccctgaatctcatagtagaagtTCCTGATTACCGGCTCCTTTTCGAGTATTTTCTATGGCTTgccaaaaattcataaggaaggtacacctttacaacctatcatgtcagcttataacagcccttcgtttaaaaaagctatatatatatatatatatagatatatatatctatatatatatatcactttaatGGGTTTTCATAATTTGTGTTCTGCTAGAGAATAcagataatatttattaattattcacgTAATTGGAAGAACTaaatgtgattctctctctctctctctctctctctctctctctctctctctctctctctctctctccagtgggtGATATGACTGAGTGATTTTTGTTCCGCATACTTAAATTGTTAAGCGAGCTGTTAAGAGTTTTAATATCAAAATAGCATTGCACCTTCTGCGTTCGGTAAATTGAAACAATCAAGGCAATATCCATAACCTTCACATGTATAGTAAACAGTATGCGATTTGTATATACATCTGTGTAATTTTACATGtgattatgtatgcatgtattgttgcgcgctctctctctctctctctctctctctctctctctctctctctctctcctgcacaaagaatatatataatttgtatgcatatacactacacacacacacacacacacacacacacacacatatatatatatatatatatatataatgtgtgtgggtgtgtagtaTATAAATCGCAGAATAAATGTTTAAAGAATTTACCGCTATGTCAGGCAAATGTTGGATGTACATCACAAACAGCACAGAACCTTTGGAGAAATCAACACTGCGTATTTTGTTTCTCAGCATCAGTTCCTAATGCGTGACTGAATGCTGATTTTACTGGGCTCAAACTCGGCGAGGATTCTCGAGTTGGTGTGTGTGCGTCTTGGATTTTCCCTCACACCCCTGGATGTCACTCCCAGGTGGGGCTTTCTGTATGATGACGAGGGAAGTGCCCTTTGTAAgacttacattctctctctctctctctctctctctctctctctctctctctctctctctcttcctcgttcagaaaaacaaaaactaatgttttacttacatagtatgcgtatgcatttatatttatatgtccaTTTTATCTTTCTGTGTAGGTCTATTTGTTCTTGTTTGCATATACATGTCTTAACTGTATTAAAATGATTGGAAACTCCCAGTACAATAGTGAGAAGGGTATTTCGGTTGTGTCTAAGGtaactttttaattttgattttttatgtatttatttattttttagatccaTTGACATGAACAATCCCTGTCTCCCTAGAGGTTTGTATCAAAAACAGTTCCGTAATTATCCACATCATCATTCAAAGATATGCTGCTGTGCTTTCGTAATCGGTTAACAAACGTGCACCGCAGAGGAGTATGATTATTAAAATGAACCATTTGAtgcttaagattctctctctctttaggtggAAGATTGTAATGAAGAACCCAAGCTAAATCGGCTGCTCCTTTGAGCAAAAAGCCACCATGCAACAATAGCAGCGTAACCATTAAGCTACTTTGATGTCGATCGAGTTTGCAATGGATTGcaagaaagtaaataaacaaatagaagagTTGCATTCGTCTCATGAGATGGAAATTGAAGACAAAAATTCTACGGTAATGACAACACTAATGACATGAAAAAAGAACGAAGGCACGAAAAGACTAAGAAGAAGAATGATTCAACTTCGGTTCCCTATTTGCAGCAGATGATGGTCTGGTATTAGCAAAGGTTCTGGAAACGGCAAAGTATAACATCCTAAATATAAGGGATAAGCTTACTTAATATCATTAAATGCCGATAATAAAAATAAGGCAATACAAGAAACCTATTCAGGACTCGGAAGGAGCTAATGATTGTGAGAGCAGAAAAATGAGCAGCtttcaataaaatatagataGGGGAAGCCTCCTGGAAGGGAACAGCACTGCCAGCAATATCGAGTGACAGTGCTTGATATAAAGGAGAGACAAATGAAACGATAACAAAGAATAGAAAATGGGCTGAAAGGGTAAGGATTATGAGCACCCAGATATAGTATCTATACGTTTCGAGGAGACGCAGGAATGtggtaaatgaaaacaaaaataacggGCGGGAGAATGCAGAATTTGAAGAGTAAAAAGGAGAGAAGTAATGAACGAAAAAGAAAACCGGAAAGCAAGGAAATAAATAAGACGAAAAAAACTTAGAAATAATTTATGGGTGTTGTAAGTGTAGATGAAAAGGGCCATAATAGGATGGGGAATGAAGAGATACAAAAAGTGCTGGTGAAATTGGTAGCCatagaaggaaggaagagagcaAAAGTAGCCTAAAGATATATAAACAATGAAGAAATATCATCAAAGAAAACTTATACCACAATATGCAATTCCAGAGCGAAGTTCTACTTGATatctgaaaaaagaaacaaagttaaAAGACCTaagcaacaaaaacagaaaaagttcTGCAGATGCTCCGGCAAAGGCTGTACATCTGACATCAGGTCAACTTAGCCAACAAGAATTTTAATATGTAATGCTTAAGACGAATAACGCCGACTCCGCCAAGAAGTCACAACCGGTAGTGGCTTGTAATAACACAACTTGCATTCATTTGATTTACAACTTAGGGACACTATTATGTTCAGTTTTGTTGCTGTTGCTATTACTAATAGTAGTACTACTGCTATAATGGTTTGTTAGTAGTAGCAATTCCTTTAGTCGTCATAAAAGCAGTCGACTgtaggtattttattttattccttttatatgGGCGTCTTACTTTCTTTTGACAAGTAAACATGACTGTATGATCATGAAATACTGAAGGTTACGGAAACGGGATTTTAATggttaaatcaaatcaaaacactCGGATTGTGTCACACGCCTGATCAGTAGCATTGTTTTTGGACAGACTGACTAGTCATTTCGTAAAATTTGCCAGCTGCCAACCTGTACGTTAGTATTTGTTATGGTGAGCAGCATATACACTagtatgtattaattatatacaaaatccTGTGAAGTTTTGTTTTTGGTCCAGTTGTGCTCCGTATTCACGTTTCATTTTTACTGAATTCAATAACACCGGCCCGTTATTTTAAAAaggattgaaaatgaaattttgtttgtagttttttaactttaaacatTAACTGACAAGGCATGGCGTTATTAGTTGGATATCATTAATTCAGCAAACAATTATGAAGTTCTGTTGGAAATGCAACATAAATATCTTTAcagaaacttaagaaaaaaaaaagtccaggggGTGTTTTTAGCGGAAAAATTAAGTTATAAACTTCGATTTCACTTAAAATTCAGTTTCAGATAGACTGAAACTACTGAAGTCCTCGTGATGAAGAAGACGGTCTTTGCAAGTCTGTATAGGTGGACGAGAATTTCCTTTTATGACACTTGCGCTGTTTGTTGATAATGAAGTGATATCCGATCTCTTCATAGTTGGATAGATTATTTTTGTTCCTTTCCTTCAGTATTTCTGTTTGAGACGATTCTGGCAATGAATTTTCACAATAATGTTCACCTCTCGTAGCTCTTTTCatcttcagtttttcttctgTATATTATTTCCTTTAGTGTCAGCGTAAATCATTCGAGGACGTAAGCTCTTTGTTGCAGCCCCGGGGAAAGATTAGTTCGTAAAAGTAAGCACTACAGTACATGCCTTCATTTCACGTGTGCAGATCGTATGCCGTTTTAGGCGATCCACCCGCTATGGAAACTGGCAGGTGGAATTTTCTTACCATCCCCGACAGCTTCcgctgtatttttttaaattcctaagATCTGAGAAAGAATGTGATCCTTGACTAGAACCACACCATATTTGCATTCCCATTTTGGGGTCTCTTTAATCTTGGGTTCATTTCGCAGCTGTTTATGGTTACCCACGAGGATCATGTTTGATGGCCTTGTTCCCCCTATCTGAAAAAGGATTTGACCTTGGGTTCGTTGTGcataaatttcattttgaaacctacttgttaagagagagagagagagagagagagagagagagagagagagagagagagagagaaagaaatatgttATCACCCTGAACACCTGTATTGTGGTAGGCGAGTTGACCTGTATTTCTGAAATTTCATTCAGTAGCACAATAACGCTTTAGAATAGTCTAGAAATTGGTGGAAGTCTTTAGGTGAAAGCCAGCTTATAAACAATGTTATCAAAATACTGCACCGAGTTTGCAagcactttatttttattaagtaaacGTAGTGTtactattttttatgttattattattatcgaaaatACGATCTTCCCATTTGGGGATTTTAACTGCTGATCCGTGATTTACCAGGCCAACATCattcacatttattattattattattattattttattattattattattattattattattattattattattattattattattatcatcatcatcgaacCAAGGAACCCCAGTAACGAGGCTATAACAtcgagaattaaaagccacagtagtgttaaaaatatttatgcacagagttaaaaattattattattattattattattattattattattattattattattattattattattattattattattattattattattattattatagctcttTCGCAATCATCAGGTAGTATGGGTTAAGAATTTGTATGCCacgatgaaaatatttttctcttattaactCGAAGGTTGTGTCTTGGTCGAAGCTGGCTCAGTTTTTGGCGAGCATGCCTTCATGGTATTGTACTGAGTCTGCCTGGAAATAACTGTACCTTTTAGATTACGGTTGAAAGTGGCAGGAGGCTGTAGGGGGTGAGGTCAGCAGATTCTTCCTAAGAATGGCAAGTCAGTGATGCCCAGAGATCACCAGgagagtgatctctctctctctctctctctctctctctctctctctctctctctctctctctctcttgttcctggATATGATTTATTGCCAGCGTTTGAAATCAACGCTTCATATGACCTAGCGACGAAGAATTTTCAGAGATAATATAAGTGGTCTCTATTGTAGCATTCTTCACTGTTTTTTTGTAGTAAACTTTTCCGGTTATACTTCCTTCCGTTAATGgaatgttttgatttattttaaacaaaccgacattatgaatttgaagagaagtttatgtattttatttataataatttttgaagctaACATCAAATCAAGGCCAGAGTCATTACATAACAAGACAAAATATATCTCTTCTAGCACAAAATGTATCTTATTTGCATTGAAGAAGCAGGCAAGGGTAAAGCACATCCCGAAGGGTAGCTACCTCTCCAGAACCTGCTGCCACCTCGTGATATGACCTCGTATGCGTTTGTATAACTGGACCTGCGTTTAAAGCAAACCTGTTTTAGAGCTTACTTAATATATAGTGTAAGAGACCTCTGGAAACGTTCTGGTTGAATTTGTAGTTCATTTCTGGTAGAGTTTGATAtctaaaagtttattattattattattttgtctattattattatttctattattattattattattattattattattattattattattattattattattattgctgctgcttGTGTTGCCATGATGGTGTTAATCTTACCAAAGAATACCCATTTCTAATGTAGTATTTACCCTCTCCCTTTCAGGGTTTTCAACATGGGGGAAGAAAATGGGCAAGAAGCTCGAACAGCTGACCCGAGGGGAAAGCAAAGAACACATCCACTTCCCTCTGGGGTCAACCCGCACCCGAAGGAGGAATTGGCGTCCGGGTAAAGAAAACTCTGATAGTGTTGCAAGTCTAAACTCCAAAGGTGTCAGCCATACTTCTTCCGCCCCTCGACAGCCTCGTAAGGCCAAAGTCGACCGTGTGGAGAGCATCCGCAACTTGTTTCGTCGATCCCGCAGTTGGGATTCCGCCAAAGACTTAGAAGATTTACCTGCCCCTAGGGTGGGTGCCAAACCTGATTCAACCACTGCTGAAGGTGCTACGACTAGCCCTCATGAACATGATAACGTTTACGAGTCCCTAAAAGATGTAGAGGATATTGGAGGCACCTTGAAAGGAACTCTGCTATTCAGGAGTGCTTCCACCTCCCATTTGCCGTCGTGTGAAGTAGGACTCGATGTGAATACGGAGAGTGAAAGAACAGCCGCAGCAGGGACTGTTGCAGACGGGTCTGCCGACGGAAGCGGGGTTGGTGTTGAGGAAATTGGGGAGGTGGGCGAGTGTGATGGAAAGACGAGTGAGAGTGAAAAGTCTGCCAAAAAGGGTCAGTTTCCTTACGCTTTTCTGAGATCCAGACTTACCTCAGTCGCGGAGGAACAAGCGACTGCCAGGGAAGAGTGTGGTGACAGTGGACGTGGCACCGGCAGCCACTGTGGCAGTATTTCTGACGTTCGAACCTCCTACTCGGAGACGTCAGACTCGAAATCATCGTTTTCAGAAAATTCGGACTCGAAATCGTCTTGCTCAGACTCGTCGGAAAGCAAATGggttcaggaggaggaggaggaggaggatgaaaggGAGGAGAGTGAacggaggcggaggaggagaagggaagaGGAAACAGCTTCGAGAGGAgggagagatgggggagggggagggggagggggacgaaATCTCAAACTCACCTCTTCAAGGGATGTTATTTCACCAATACCGGCACCAAGTGGTTTCGGTGACGGCGACTTCGTTGTGACAGTGCGGGTCAAGGGTATATCCGAAGGGGACTCCCGTAGTTCCTCAGTCTACATTAAGGGGGATAACACTGAATCAGCCCTCGATGAAAATGAACTGCGTAAGATCAGAATGGACAGGTATGTCACGAAAAAGCTTTTGTCCAATCACTCTGAAAAGAAGCATAGTTTTAGCAAGAGTGTAGGATCACAGCCTCTCATGACTGATGAAGAGAAGTTGCGAGCTCGCACTGGAGACTGCTGTCATCATTGTCACCATTGTGGAGATCATCTGCAGCAGCATAACGCCCAGGGAAGCCCCTTACCCCTTATCAGACGTCGGCCCCGATCGCAGCCACGCGTACACAACCGTATGAGTTACCCTACTTCCAGTTCCGTTGACGCTCTCTACGAGGCCATATACCCTGAAGACTCGTGTTCCAAACGCTCTTCCTTAGATCTCGACCGCCTGGTAGGACTGAATCGCTTTGAGCGTCTTGAGAGACTCGGCAACCGAGATGATCTCGTCCTCGACCACGCCTACGACCCGAGACGCCGCTACGCCCGATCTGCTTCCCTCGATCGAGCAGAATCCTGGCGGTGGCGGGACGCGATGCTCGAGGACTTTGACGGGGAGTCCATCGCTGGCGAAGTTGGGTATCGCAGAAGGGCCCCCAGTTTGTCGAGGCCCATTCCGACCCCTGCCGTCTTGCCCCAGGCACCTGTAACCAATAAAACATTCCGCCTTGTGCGACTGGTCAAAGATGACACCGATGAAGGCCTGGGGTTATATATCTCGGGTCAGAGAGCTCTTGGCTACATCATAGCGCATATACTTCCTGGTGGACTTACTGACAGGTAAGGCCTCTGATTTTCGTCTGTATATTAGCATGCACTTGGTGCAAATCACTCTTAATTATTCTACAGGGTTCACTAAACGGTTAATCAGATCAGCACTAGTATGACAGAATCATCACGATCAGATCTGCAATTAGTTTTTGCTGAACGAATAGGCTTGACAATGTCATCAGGCAATAAATCAAGGTATCCTTCAGCTGATATCTATCATATACTGCATACAAACGGCCAATCATTCTGACAAGTGCAGGGAAGGTGCAGCATTATCGTAGCAGAAATGAAAatccaaaggattttttttttttcatattgaataACTCCCAATTACGTGCTCGTAAATGAGGATGTATAATTAATTCAGTTATTGTAAATACAGTTGTATGGGGCTGAAGCGTATTATCCAGGTTTTGTTGCTGATAAAattcggtttttattttaaagaagttAATGAGTGATTATGATGTGTACTACGTTTAAAAAGTGCATTGTAATTATTCTTTTTACGGAACCAATGCAGTGTAGCACAAATAGTTTTTTACTTCATTCCAGtgagttatatataattttaagcttttgtatttacataaTTTCACGTTTAATCGTCTGGGTAGACACCACACTACCGCATTACATATTATTCAGTGGAAATAACTATAGCAGTCATGTTTAGAAATGGCTGTAGTTGGCTCAGACTGACTTTCAATTTTATTGATTCACATAAGGCAAGAATGAGTAAAATATCTGTTATCACGGAAGATAAAGCAAAATGTCGTACTTATCATCCAGGGTAGGTAGGTATTTTTAAGTTGCATTCTGGACTATGAGATGAAAAGTTTATGACAAGGAGGAAAATAGTCAGATGTGTTGCAACTATCCCCATTGTCCACGGCTCTTTGTCAATACAATTTGCGGTGCAGAACTTTTTTTATTCCATGTGAAGAGGCACCTCGTCCTTCTTGCAACATATAATTATCTTGCAAATTAATATAAGCGGTGACCACATTAGCAGCAAAACATTAATAAATTGGGATTATGTCGttataaaagaggagagagagagagagagagagagagagagagagagagagagagagagagagagagagagagagagagagagagagagagagagagagagagagtattgggtCATGCGTCATGCATTGAGTTATTTCATATATTAGTCTTGAAGCTGTTTTTGTCCGTACATGAATTTTATCTTaaccattggaaaaaaaaatttcttaacatTTTCCATTGCAGGATCTTCTTTATATACTTCTTTCCTTTTAgacttgctgttttttttttttttttttttttgtacggtgCTTTCTGTACTTGAATGACTGCTTTAATCATTTGGTTTCAACTTTGATTCAGTATTACTATGAGTAATAATATTGCACTGGTATTACGTATTAAGATATTTTGGAAGCTTCAAATAAAATTTCAGGGTGCTTAGATTAATCCATATAAAAAtgcaacattatttttaatactcAACAAAGCAGTAGTTTTGCCCAACATTTTTCATGAAAATCTTCCAGGTGCATCAGTCAATCAGACTTGGCGTCGCACACAGAAACGcatattgtatgtatgcatgtatatatatatatatatgtgtgtgtgtgtgtgtgtgtgtgtgtgtgtgtgtgtgtttgtgtgtgtgtcatttatcgaattattcataaatttgaaaCTGCCAAAATTCGTAGAATGTATGTACTGTTCCGGGTAAGCTTTTAGATGCAATGCATCCCATACTTGGCAGATTTCACGTGTTGCTAAGCATGGACTTGTTCGAGAGTTACGAGTTGGAGTGGAAATCTACATCTGAAAGAAAAGCCAAAGCGAAAACACTTTCTTACGATTAGTTGTTAGTTTCTGCTGTCGGAGGTATTATAATTTGGTCCAAGATCCGCAAATGCAGTGGATGCGGTTGGGGCTCCGTTATCATCACGGTCCCTACTAAGGTAGcaaccatcgagagagagagagagagaaccgaggcCCTCTGTATTCACCAGAGCATCTTTCTCTTGTTGTGCGTTGCTCTTAGCCTTTAGCGTTTTAGAAACGGTAAATATCAATTTGTATGGTGAGACCAATTGAAAAGTATATTTCCATTAACTGTAGGTTAAAGATAGATCTTCGAGGGTTTCATTGCGACGAAGAAATGCAAGGAAGCATAGTCTTAAGTTATTTTGCCAGTGTAGCGCGACCAT
It contains:
- the LOC135198182 gene encoding uncharacterized protein LOC135198182 isoform X1 yields the protein MRLFKRRSSDPAPRLVSLSPLSTDHTHDDALPYVLRPPAPTPQPSQQQEEVEEEDVYATVDGDDAEEDLDEAIYSTLEEVRGCASHDGPSASSLLFCNNSVSSAPGIVTNYYTAVPALVVEEVIPGRPRQGTPTEQQPAKKGFSTWGKKMGKKLEQLTRGESKEHIHFPLGSTRTRRRNWRPGKENSDSVASLNSKGVSHTSSAPRQPRKAKVDRVESIRNLFRRSRSWDSAKDLEDLPAPRVGAKPDSTTAEGATTSPHEHDNVYESLKDVEDIGGTLKGTLLFRSASTSHLPSCEVGLDVNTESERTAAAGTVADGSADGSGVGVEEIGEVGECDGKTSESEKSAKKGQFPYAFLRSRLTSVAEEQATAREECGDSGRGTGSHCGSISDVRTSYSETSDSKSSFSENSDSKSSCSDSSESKWVQEEEEEEDEREESERRRRRRREEETASRGGRDGGGGGGGGRNLKLTSSRDVISPIPAPSGFGDGDFVVTVRVKGISEGDSRSSSVYIKGDNTESALDENELRKIRMDRYVTKKLLSNHSEKKHSFSKSVGSQPLMTDEEKLRARTGDCCHHCHHCGDHLQQHNAQGSPLPLIRRRPRSQPRVHNRMSYPTSSSVDALYEAIYPEDSCSKRSSLDLDRLVGLNRFERLERLGNRDDLVLDHAYDPRRRYARSASLDRAESWRWRDAMLEDFDGESIAGEVGYRRRAPSLSRPIPTPAVLPQAPVTNKTFRLVRLVKDDTDEGLGLYISGQRALGYIIAHILPGGLTDRDGRLRIGDEIINVNGRRLRGVSLEEARHILRHTPTEVDVVVAREPDSHPQESLFSDLDVASMTSGRVDSRVETRVDSRVDSVNDEDDDEELIVVEGHHPLALHHLTCHRYNPRHSYKYQHHDDTREESLAVHDGHSQECPEGDVQCCTLRDLPEVSSESRGCNRDLPAIPDVAKCCSRDLPENVSCEHNDCVHDMKEGLDSRKRHRLNSVKEEGMVTAVMVRTVSDSSSGEDEPRRLLPLIEDGVFEERPSSQASQVSARTVTSMASVASVHGTGITALSRQVSQRAHRPSSLSTMPRRPKSLNLSFHTVVFEKGHGKKGLGFSIVGGRDSPKGNIGIFVKTIFPVGQAAEEGTLKEGDEIFAVNGESLAGASHSEAITMFKAIRTGKVVLHVGRRSPSKKRGHKTKSFDDLDKFEE
- the LOC135198182 gene encoding uncharacterized protein LOC135198182 isoform X3, producing MRAILTYYAALKCCSPIGFSTWGKKMGKKLEQLTRGESKEHIHFPLGSTRTRRRNWRPGKENSDSVASLNSKGVSHTSSAPRQPRKAKVDRVESIRNLFRRSRSWDSAKDLEDLPAPRVGAKPDSTTAEGATTSPHEHDNVYESLKDVEDIGGTLKGTLLFRSASTSHLPSCEVGLDVNTESERTAAAGTVADGSADGSGVGVEEIGEVGECDGKTSESEKSAKKGQFPYAFLRSRLTSVAEEQATAREECGDSGRGTGSHCGSISDVRTSYSETSDSKSSFSENSDSKSSCSDSSESKWVQEEEEEEDEREESERRRRRRREEETASRGGRDGGGGGGGGRNLKLTSSRDVISPIPAPSGFGDGDFVVTVRVKGISEGDSRSSSVYIKGDNTESALDENELRKIRMDRYVTKKLLSNHSEKKHSFSKSVGSQPLMTDEEKLRARTGDCCHHCHHCGDHLQQHNAQGSPLPLIRRRPRSQPRVHNRMSYPTSSSVDALYEAIYPEDSCSKRSSLDLDRLVGLNRFERLERLGNRDDLVLDHAYDPRRRYARSASLDRAESWRWRDAMLEDFDGESIAGEVGYRRRAPSLSRPIPTPAVLPQAPVTNKTFRLVRLVKDDTDEGLGLYISGQRALGYIIAHILPGGLTDRDGRLRIGDEIINVNGRRLRGVSLEEARHILRHTPTEVDVVVAREPDSHPQESLFSDLDVASMTSGRVDSRVETRVDSRVDSVNDEDDDEELIVVEGHHPLALHHLTCHRYNPRHSYKYQHHDDTREESLAVHDGHSQECPEGDVQCCTLRDLPEVSSESRGCNRDLPAIPDVAKCCSRDLPENVSCEHNDCVHDMKEGLDSRKRHRLNSVKEEGMVTAVMVRTVSDSSSGEDEPRRLLPLIEDGVFEERPSSQASQVSARTVTSMASVASVHGTGITALSRQVSQRAHRPSSLSTMPRRPKSLNLSFHTVVFEKGHGKKGLGFSIVGGRDSPKGNIGIFVKTIFPVGQAAEEGTLKEGDEIFAVNGESLAGASHSEAITMFKAIRTGKVVLHVGRRSPSKKRGHKTKSFDDLDKFEE
- the LOC135198182 gene encoding uncharacterized protein LOC135198182 isoform X4, with product MSLFGFSTWGKKMGKKLEQLTRGESKEHIHFPLGSTRTRRRNWRPGKENSDSVASLNSKGVSHTSSAPRQPRKAKVDRVESIRNLFRRSRSWDSAKDLEDLPAPRVGAKPDSTTAEGATTSPHEHDNVYESLKDVEDIGGTLKGTLLFRSASTSHLPSCEVGLDVNTESERTAAAGTVADGSADGSGVGVEEIGEVGECDGKTSESEKSAKKGQFPYAFLRSRLTSVAEEQATAREECGDSGRGTGSHCGSISDVRTSYSETSDSKSSFSENSDSKSSCSDSSESKWVQEEEEEEDEREESERRRRRRREEETASRGGRDGGGGGGGGRNLKLTSSRDVISPIPAPSGFGDGDFVVTVRVKGISEGDSRSSSVYIKGDNTESALDENELRKIRMDRYVTKKLLSNHSEKKHSFSKSVGSQPLMTDEEKLRARTGDCCHHCHHCGDHLQQHNAQGSPLPLIRRRPRSQPRVHNRMSYPTSSSVDALYEAIYPEDSCSKRSSLDLDRLVGLNRFERLERLGNRDDLVLDHAYDPRRRYARSASLDRAESWRWRDAMLEDFDGESIAGEVGYRRRAPSLSRPIPTPAVLPQAPVTNKTFRLVRLVKDDTDEGLGLYISGQRALGYIIAHILPGGLTDRDGRLRIGDEIINVNGRRLRGVSLEEARHILRHTPTEVDVVVAREPDSHPQESLFSDLDVASMTSGRVDSRVETRVDSRVDSVNDEDDDEELIVVEGHHPLALHHLTCHRYNPRHSYKYQHHDDTREESLAVHDGHSQECPEGDVQCCTLRDLPEVSSESRGCNRDLPAIPDVAKCCSRDLPENVSCEHNDCVHDMKEGLDSRKRHRLNSVKEEGMVTAVMVRTVSDSSSGEDEPRRLLPLIEDGVFEERPSSQASQVSARTVTSMASVASVHGTGITALSRQVSQRAHRPSSLSTMPRRPKSLNLSFHTVVFEKGHGKKGLGFSIVGGRDSPKGNIGIFVKTIFPVGQAAEEGTLKEGDEIFAVNGESLAGASHSEAITMFKAIRTGKVVLHVGRRSPSKKRGHKTKSFDDLDKFEE